The Desulfoscipio gibsoniae DSM 7213 genome contains a region encoding:
- a CDS encoding sodium-dependent transporter: protein MQQQRELFSSRLGFILISAGCAIGLGNIWRFPYITGLYGGGLFVLTYILFLVILGLPILVMEFSVGRASQKSVAASFDALEPKGSKWHKYKWFAIAGNYLLMMFYTTIAGWMLAYLFFMLKGDFVGSSPAEVEAIFGGLTSSAGLSILFMVIICILGFSVCSLGLQKGVERITKTMMSFLLIILIALVIRSLTLPNAIEGLSFYLLPNIDSIAEYGLWTMIYAAMGQAFFTLSIGMGSMAIFGSYVSRERSLLGEGINITILDTWVAIMAGLIIFPACFAFGVNPGTGPGLVFVTLPNIFNFMPAGLLWGTAFYIFMVFAALSTVIAVFENIMSFGIDLFNWSRKKAAIINFIAITILSLPCALGFNVWSGFTPLGEGTNILDLEDFIVSNNILLLGSIVYVLFCVSRYGWGWKNFIKEANTGVGIKVPHKTRFYLTYILPFIILIVFIFGYIERFGLM from the coding sequence ATGCAGCAACAAAGAGAATTATTTTCATCACGGTTAGGGTTTATTCTAATCTCTGCAGGCTGTGCCATTGGACTAGGTAATATTTGGCGCTTTCCATATATTACAGGTCTTTATGGAGGCGGTCTTTTCGTACTTACCTATATTTTGTTTCTCGTAATCCTTGGGTTGCCAATTCTTGTTATGGAGTTTTCCGTTGGCCGAGCAAGTCAAAAAAGCGTTGCCGCATCTTTTGATGCTTTAGAGCCCAAAGGCAGTAAATGGCACAAATATAAATGGTTTGCTATAGCGGGAAACTATTTATTAATGATGTTCTATACTACTATTGCAGGTTGGATGTTGGCCTATCTTTTCTTTATGCTAAAAGGTGATTTTGTTGGCAGTTCACCGGCAGAAGTAGAAGCAATTTTCGGTGGTCTTACATCTAGTGCCGGACTAAGTATACTTTTTATGGTTATAATTTGTATTTTAGGTTTTTCAGTATGTTCCCTAGGGCTGCAAAAAGGAGTTGAAAGAATAACCAAGACTATGATGTCTTTCCTTTTGATCATATTGATTGCCCTGGTGATTCGTTCTCTGACCCTGCCCAATGCAATAGAAGGACTTTCTTTTTATCTTTTACCAAATATTGATAGTATTGCGGAATATGGTCTTTGGACAATGATTTATGCAGCAATGGGGCAAGCTTTTTTCACCCTAAGTATTGGAATGGGAAGTATGGCGATATTTGGCAGCTATGTTTCCAGGGAACGAAGTTTGCTTGGAGAGGGCATAAACATCACAATTCTTGATACCTGGGTAGCTATTATGGCAGGGCTAATTATTTTTCCAGCATGTTTTGCCTTTGGTGTAAACCCCGGCACCGGTCCCGGCCTTGTTTTCGTTACCCTGCCTAATATTTTCAACTTTATGCCGGCTGGACTATTATGGGGTACCGCTTTTTATATATTTATGGTTTTTGCTGCTTTATCTACTGTTATTGCAGTATTTGAAAATATTATGTCCTTTGGTATTGACCTTTTTAATTGGTCAAGAAAAAAAGCGGCAATTATCAATTTTATAGCCATCACTATTTTATCACTACCGTGTGCACTTGGATTTAATGTTTGGAGTGGTTTTACTCCGTTGGGAGAGGGCACTAATATTCTAGATTTGGAAGACTTTATAGTAAGCAATAATATTCTGCTTTTAGGTTCTATTGTTTACGTTCTTTTCTGTGTTAGCCGGTATGGATGGGGCTGGAAAAACTTCATAAAAGAAGCCAATACAGGGGTAGGGATTAAGGTCCCGCACAAAACAAGATTTTATCTTACCTACATCCTGCCATTTATTATTTTGATTGTTTTTATCTTTGGATATATAGAAAGATTTGGTTTAATGTAA
- a CDS encoding sigma-54-dependent Fis family transcriptional regulator has protein sequence MDNAGTICNNLTVFLKPEDTLQEAIVSFSRARLDAIPVVNEENKVLGVMTKHNLYKALLDNLSLDVPLADLYTRPAIKVQEEDPFEKVYMTMVRRRIGQVVVTKHKDRPVGMVTKLNLIEKLHSRSERMAGELASLLNALENGVLAINRRKIITVLNPAAEKMLGVESKNMLGREITTVLPEIKLSDILFTGKMENWTKIAGSPGLVARYLPVFRHGLINGAIAVLHDLREYEQVAQELESVKKLQQTFATVLEMAYDGLLVINQNGVVTTVNQAILEFLQLREEDLLGKEVQLIIPELELEEIIQTGLRDQGDVRSIRGVRCIVNRLPMIRDGKVMGAVAKLTFRDLHRLPDLVNRLEKLENQISFYRNELSRVSRNDIHLDDIVGDSPVIQQVINMCRLAAQSISTVLLIGESGTGKGIFASAIHNESRRPGPFIKINCAALPENLLESEFFGYEGGAFTGARKEGKPGKFELADGGTLLLDEIGDMSPLLQAKILRVLQEREFERVGGTKTIKVNVRVIAATNRDLEQLIKEGKFREDLYYRLNVITVRIPALRERIDDIRSLASYFIDKYNRILNTRVTGLDAVTIQLLRKHHWRGNVRELENVIERALNITQKGKIIPLHLPQYLQSPSNEKTVETQAATEKDNIDLFSTVASAEKEMILQAIERTEGNRTKAAQLLGISRTCLYKKLRQHNIRRKK, from the coding sequence ATGGACAATGCCGGAACCATCTGTAACAATCTAACGGTTTTTTTGAAACCTGAGGACACTCTACAGGAGGCCATTGTCAGCTTTTCCCGGGCGCGCCTGGATGCAATCCCCGTGGTCAATGAAGAAAATAAAGTATTGGGGGTCATGACCAAGCACAACCTCTATAAAGCGCTGTTAGATAACTTGTCCCTGGATGTGCCGCTGGCCGATCTGTACACCCGCCCGGCCATAAAGGTACAAGAGGAAGACCCCTTTGAAAAAGTGTACATGACCATGGTAAGAAGAAGGATCGGCCAGGTTGTGGTTACCAAACACAAGGATAGGCCGGTTGGTATGGTAACAAAACTCAATTTAATAGAAAAATTACACAGCCGGAGTGAAAGGATGGCCGGGGAATTGGCCTCTCTGTTGAATGCCTTAGAAAATGGCGTGCTGGCCATTAACCGCCGAAAAATAATCACGGTACTCAACCCGGCAGCGGAAAAAATGCTGGGCGTGGAGTCCAAAAATATGCTGGGACGGGAAATTACCACCGTTCTTCCGGAAATTAAATTGAGCGACATACTGTTTACAGGTAAGATGGAAAACTGGACAAAGATCGCCGGCTCTCCCGGGCTGGTTGCCAGATATTTGCCCGTATTCCGGCACGGCCTTATCAACGGTGCCATTGCCGTACTGCATGACCTGAGAGAGTACGAGCAGGTGGCGCAGGAACTGGAAAGTGTAAAAAAGCTGCAGCAGACTTTTGCCACGGTATTGGAAATGGCTTATGACGGCCTGCTGGTAATTAACCAGAATGGAGTTGTTACCACTGTTAACCAGGCTATTTTAGAATTCCTTCAACTGAGAGAGGAAGATCTGCTGGGAAAAGAAGTACAGTTAATAATACCGGAACTGGAGCTGGAAGAAATTATTCAGACCGGCCTCAGGGACCAGGGTGACGTGCGGAGTATCAGGGGAGTAAGGTGTATCGTTAACAGGTTACCCATGATTCGCGACGGAAAAGTTATGGGCGCCGTGGCAAAACTGACTTTTCGCGACCTTCATCGCCTGCCGGATCTCGTCAACCGACTGGAAAAACTGGAGAACCAGATTTCTTTCTACCGCAATGAGCTGTCCCGGGTTTCCCGTAATGATATACACCTGGATGATATTGTGGGTGACAGTCCTGTAATCCAGCAGGTTATAAATATGTGCCGCCTGGCTGCCCAGAGTATCTCTACAGTTCTGCTGATCGGGGAAAGCGGTACGGGCAAGGGCATTTTTGCCAGCGCTATTCATAATGAGTCCCGGCGCCCGGGTCCATTTATCAAAATTAACTGCGCAGCTTTACCAGAAAACCTTCTTGAATCCGAGTTCTTTGGCTACGAGGGGGGAGCCTTCACAGGTGCACGCAAGGAAGGTAAACCGGGTAAATTCGAACTCGCAGACGGCGGTACACTGCTTTTGGATGAAATAGGTGACATGTCGCCCCTACTGCAGGCCAAAATTTTACGAGTACTGCAAGAGCGAGAGTTTGAAAGGGTCGGGGGCACTAAAACAATTAAAGTCAACGTAAGGGTCATTGCGGCCACCAACCGGGACCTGGAGCAGTTGATAAAAGAAGGAAAATTCCGGGAAGACCTCTACTACCGGCTGAACGTGATTACCGTGCGTATTCCTGCCTTACGTGAAAGAATAGATGACATACGCTCTCTGGCATCATATTTTATTGACAAGTACAACCGTATCTTGAACACCAGGGTTACGGGCCTTGATGCTGTAACCATACAGCTTTTAAGGAAGCATCACTGGCGGGGAAACGTGAGAGAATTGGAGAATGTAATCGAGCGGGCGTTAAATATTACCCAGAAAGGAAAAATAATACCTCTTCACCTTCCCCAATACCTGCAAAGTCCTTCTAACGAAAAAACCGTTGAAACGCAAGCAGCAACAGAAAAAGATAATATAGACTTGTTTTCCACCGTGGCCAGTGCGGAAAAAGAGATGATACTACAGGCCATTGAAAGGACGGAGGGAAACCGGACCAAAGCCGCCCAGTTGCTCGGCATCAGCCGGACCTGTTTGTATAAGAAGCTCAGACAGCACAACATCCGGCGTAAAAAATAA
- a CDS encoding acyl-CoA dehydrogenase — protein MDFNLTKDQQMIRDVVRDFAQSEIVPRAAEIDKAGEFPLDIVKKLAEMDLMGLPFPEEYGGAGADYISYSLALEEISRACGSTGLTYEAHISLGCMPIYLYGTEEQKKKYLTPLAQGECMGSFGLTEPNAGSDAGGTQTTAVLDGDEWVINGTKCFITNASFARFVTTTAVTDKGKGTSGISAIIVPTDAPGFTVNANYEKLGLHGSNTTELFFDNVRVPKENLVGKRGEGFKQFLVVLDAGRIGIAAMSVGIAQACLDAALKYAQERNQFGKPIGKFQAIQFKLADMAANIELARLMYLKAAWLKDHNLPYTKEAAISKLFASEIATKAALEAIQIHGGYGYMKEFPVERYLRDAKLCEIGEGTSEVQRIVIARQLLSPECR, from the coding sequence ATGGATTTCAATTTAACTAAGGACCAGCAGATGATAAGGGATGTGGTACGGGATTTTGCCCAGAGTGAAATTGTTCCGCGTGCGGCCGAAATTGACAAGGCAGGGGAATTCCCCCTGGATATCGTGAAAAAACTGGCGGAGATGGACCTGATGGGATTGCCTTTCCCGGAAGAATACGGCGGCGCGGGCGCCGACTACATCAGTTACTCACTGGCGCTGGAAGAGATATCCCGTGCCTGCGGCTCCACAGGGCTAACCTATGAGGCTCACATTTCACTGGGATGTATGCCCATCTACCTTTACGGCACCGAAGAGCAGAAGAAAAAGTATTTAACCCCGCTGGCCCAGGGCGAGTGTATGGGTTCATTCGGTCTTACCGAGCCCAACGCCGGTTCCGATGCGGGAGGTACCCAGACCACTGCGGTCCTTGACGGGGATGAATGGGTTATCAACGGCACAAAGTGTTTTATTACCAATGCAAGTTTTGCCCGCTTCGTGACCACCACAGCTGTAACCGACAAGGGAAAAGGTACCAGCGGGATCAGTGCCATTATAGTCCCCACCGATGCCCCCGGGTTTACCGTGAATGCCAATTATGAAAAATTGGGGCTGCACGGCTCCAATACCACGGAATTATTCTTTGATAACGTCCGGGTTCCGAAAGAGAACCTTGTTGGCAAAAGGGGGGAGGGCTTTAAGCAGTTCCTGGTAGTTCTGGACGCCGGAAGAATTGGAATTGCGGCAATGTCCGTGGGCATCGCCCAGGCCTGCCTGGATGCCGCCCTGAAGTATGCGCAGGAGAGAAACCAGTTCGGTAAGCCCATCGGCAAGTTCCAGGCCATCCAGTTTAAGCTGGCTGATATGGCAGCGAACATAGAACTGGCCCGGCTGATGTACCTAAAGGCTGCCTGGCTCAAGGACCATAATCTACCGTACACCAAGGAAGCTGCAATTTCCAAGTTGTTTGCCTCCGAAATCGCCACCAAGGCGGCACTGGAAGCTATTCAGATTCACGGTGGGTACGGTTACATGAAGGAGTTTCCTGTGGAGCGTTACCTGAGGGACGCCAAGCTTTGTGAAATCGGTGAAGGTACATCCGAGGTCCAGCGCATAGTGATTGCCCGTCAATTACTGAGTCCTGAGTGCAGGTAG
- a CDS encoding AMP-binding protein, translating to MAERYPENDALVYPFRSLRYNYRQFRDVCNQAAKGLMRLGVNTGDHIAMWANNVPEWVITQFATGKMGAVLVTVNTNYRSFELEYLLKQSDSTTIILVGGVRDSDEYVNIMYELCPELNQCKPGELKSQRLPKLKNVIYIGEENYPGMFNWNDIMTMADHVSEEELEKRQEDAKPDDVVNMQYTSGTTGFPKGVMLTHINLIGNAVSMAECLNFSSEDRLCIPVPFFHCFGCVIGTLVCAVTGAAMVPVEKFDPAKVLETVEVEKCTAVHGVPTMFIAELEEMKNKKYNTASLRTGVMAGAPCPTEVMKAVVNTMGASEICITYGQTEASPGITMTRTDDPIELRVSSVGRALPNVEVKVVDPDTGREVPPGIQGELCTRGYHVMKGYYNMPEATESAIDKDNWLHTGDLAIMDENGYCKITGRLKDMIIRGGENIYPREIEEFLYTHTKVRDVQIVGVPSQKYGEEVAAFIQLKDGTSATVEEFKEFCTGKISRFKIPKFFIFVDEYPTTASGKIQKFRLREQALEALGR from the coding sequence ATGGCGGAGCGCTATCCCGAGAACGATGCGCTGGTTTACCCGTTCCGCAGCCTAAGATACAACTACCGCCAATTTAGAGACGTCTGCAACCAGGCTGCAAAAGGCTTGATGCGCCTGGGGGTTAATACAGGTGACCATATAGCCATGTGGGCCAATAACGTACCGGAATGGGTGATTACCCAGTTTGCCACCGGAAAGATGGGAGCCGTCCTTGTTACAGTGAATACCAACTACCGCAGCTTTGAGCTTGAATACCTGCTCAAACAGTCAGATTCTACCACTATTATACTGGTTGGTGGCGTTAGAGATTCGGATGAGTATGTGAACATTATGTATGAGCTGTGCCCGGAACTGAACCAGTGTAAGCCGGGTGAGCTCAAATCCCAGAGATTACCCAAGTTGAAAAATGTAATCTATATAGGTGAGGAAAATTACCCTGGGATGTTTAACTGGAACGATATCATGACCATGGCTGACCATGTAAGTGAGGAAGAGCTGGAAAAAAGGCAGGAGGACGCTAAGCCTGATGATGTGGTAAATATGCAGTATACATCAGGGACCACAGGTTTTCCCAAAGGAGTTATGCTTACTCATATAAATTTGATAGGCAATGCAGTGAGTATGGCAGAATGCCTAAATTTTTCTTCTGAAGATCGGTTATGTATACCCGTACCTTTCTTCCATTGTTTTGGTTGTGTGATTGGTACTCTGGTTTGTGCAGTTACAGGTGCTGCGATGGTTCCGGTGGAGAAATTTGACCCGGCTAAAGTACTGGAAACTGTTGAGGTTGAAAAATGTACTGCCGTTCACGGAGTTCCTACAATGTTTATAGCCGAGCTGGAGGAAATGAAAAATAAGAAATATAACACCGCCTCCCTTCGAACCGGTGTTATGGCCGGGGCACCTTGTCCCACTGAGGTTATGAAAGCGGTTGTTAACACCATGGGTGCCAGCGAAATATGTATCACTTACGGTCAAACGGAAGCCTCCCCCGGCATAACCATGACCAGGACGGACGATCCCATTGAATTGCGCGTAAGCAGCGTGGGGAGAGCTCTACCCAATGTGGAAGTGAAAGTAGTGGATCCTGATACGGGCCGGGAAGTGCCACCGGGGATACAGGGAGAGTTATGCACCAGGGGCTACCACGTGATGAAGGGATACTACAATATGCCCGAAGCTACCGAATCAGCCATAGATAAAGATAACTGGCTGCATACCGGCGACCTGGCAATTATGGACGAGAACGGCTACTGCAAGATCACCGGACGCCTCAAGGATATGATCATCCGCGGCGGCGAAAATATTTACCCGCGCGAAATTGAGGAGTTTTTATACACTCACACCAAGGTTAGGGACGTTCAAATTGTGGGTGTGCCCAGTCAAAAATATGGTGAAGAGGTGGCGGCATTTATCCAGCTGAAGGATGGGACTTCCGCCACGGTGGAAGAATTTAAGGAATTCTGTACCGGCAAAATTTCCCGCTTTAAAATACCGAAATTTTTTATCTTTGTTGACGAGTATCCCACCACAGCCAGTGGGAAAATCCAGAAATTCCGTCTTCGCGAACAAGCGTTAGAAGCGTTGGGAAGATGA
- a CDS encoding acyl-CoA carboxylase subunit beta, whose amino-acid sequence MNENDLKNLEKEINEKVEQIYKGGQSKYHESNTKKGKMFARDRVKMLLDHESHYSEDGLWANNLAGDLPADGVVTCTGRINGRTVCVMANDSTVKAGSWGWRTVEKIIRIQEIAMDMKVPMLYLVDSAGARITDQVEMFPGRRGAGRIFYNQVKMSGMIPQVCLLFGPSAAGGAYIPAFCDVVFMVDKNASMYLGSPRMAQMVISEKVSLEEMGGARMHCSVSGCGDLLAKNEEEAIQACRTYLGYFPQNYRGTPPRAIAQQPYDGRSIEEIIPGRANEPFDMYELIDRIIDAGSWFEIKKLFATELITGLCRIDGQTVGILANQSRAKGGVLFVDSADKAARFMNLCDAFNIPLLFLMDVPGFMIGSDVERQGIIRHGAKMISAMSEATVPKISVVVRKAYGAGLYAMCGPSFEPDCCMALPTAQIAVMGPEAAVNAVYENKINALPPEERPDFIKQKREEYMKNIDIYKLASELVVDHIVSGKDLRQELISRFKLYESKDVRFAERRHPVYPV is encoded by the coding sequence ATGAACGAAAATGACCTCAAAAACCTGGAAAAAGAAATAAACGAAAAGGTGGAACAGATATATAAAGGTGGGCAATCCAAATACCATGAAAGCAACACAAAAAAAGGTAAGATGTTTGCCCGGGACCGGGTTAAAATGCTGCTTGACCACGAGAGTCACTACAGTGAGGATGGGCTTTGGGCCAACAATCTGGCCGGAGATCTTCCGGCGGACGGGGTGGTCACCTGCACCGGCAGAATTAACGGGCGTACCGTTTGTGTGATGGCCAATGACTCCACTGTAAAGGCAGGCTCCTGGGGCTGGCGCACGGTGGAGAAAATCATCCGCATCCAGGAGATAGCCATGGATATGAAAGTCCCCATGCTCTACCTGGTGGACTCGGCAGGGGCCAGGATCACCGACCAGGTGGAAATGTTTCCGGGCCGGCGTGGAGCCGGTAGGATCTTTTACAACCAGGTCAAAATGTCCGGCATGATACCTCAGGTTTGCTTGCTTTTCGGCCCTTCCGCCGCCGGCGGTGCGTATATCCCGGCCTTTTGTGATGTTGTTTTCATGGTGGATAAAAATGCCAGCATGTACCTGGGATCGCCGCGTATGGCCCAGATGGTGATCAGCGAAAAAGTAAGCCTGGAAGAAATGGGCGGGGCACGTATGCACTGCAGCGTCAGCGGCTGCGGTGACCTGCTGGCCAAAAACGAAGAAGAAGCCATCCAGGCCTGCCGTACCTACCTGGGCTATTTTCCCCAGAACTACCGGGGTACCCCACCTAGGGCCATTGCCCAGCAGCCGTATGACGGCCGGTCGATAGAAGAGATCATTCCCGGGCGAGCCAACGAGCCCTTCGACATGTACGAACTGATTGACCGGATTATAGATGCAGGAAGCTGGTTTGAGATAAAAAAACTTTTCGCTACAGAGTTAATTACCGGTCTCTGCCGCATTGACGGCCAGACGGTGGGTATCCTGGCCAACCAGTCCAGAGCAAAGGGAGGGGTCCTTTTCGTGGACTCCGCGGACAAAGCAGCCCGCTTTATGAACCTGTGCGATGCCTTTAACATCCCCCTGTTGTTCTTGATGGATGTCCCCGGTTTTATGATCGGGTCGGATGTGGAGCGCCAGGGCATCATTCGCCACGGGGCCAAAATGATCTCCGCTATGTCCGAGGCCACGGTACCCAAGATTTCCGTGGTAGTACGAAAGGCATACGGGGCAGGGTTGTACGCCATGTGCGGCCCCTCCTTCGAACCCGACTGCTGCATGGCTCTTCCCACCGCGCAAATAGCAGTAATGGGACCGGAGGCGGCGGTTAATGCTGTGTACGAGAATAAGATCAATGCGCTGCCGCCCGAAGAAAGACCTGACTTTATAAAACAGAAACGCGAGGAATACATGAAAAACATTGATATCTATAAACTGGCCTCGGAACTGGTTGTCGATCATATCGTCAGTGGGAAAGACCTGCGCCAGGAATTGATAAGCCGCTTTAAGCTTTATGAATCAAAGGACGTCAGGTTTGCCGAGCGCAGGCACCCTGTTTACCCGGTTTAA
- a CDS encoding enoyl-CoA hydratase-related protein, whose product MQYETIEIAREEHIAIVKINRPQAMNALSTQTARELLAVLEELELDNEVFAAVLTAAGDRAFCVGADLKERKNMNRDQMKKQRALFVKAFTAVAQFPKPLVAVVNGFALGGGCEFALCCDFIITSEKAAFGLPEVGLAIIPGGGGTQLLPRVIGRARAKELIFTGRRIPAQEAYRLGLANHVVPPEKLMEKTMEIMREITKNGPIALQQAKRSINLGVELELNTALALEAECYNVCLATEDRDEGLRAFNEKRKPVYRAR is encoded by the coding sequence GTGCAGTACGAAACCATCGAAATAGCCCGGGAAGAGCATATAGCCATAGTAAAAATAAACCGGCCCCAGGCCATGAATGCACTCAGTACCCAGACCGCCCGGGAACTGCTGGCGGTGCTTGAGGAACTGGAACTGGATAACGAGGTGTTCGCGGCGGTCCTCACGGCAGCCGGCGACAGGGCTTTCTGTGTGGGCGCGGACCTCAAAGAAAGAAAAAACATGAATCGTGATCAAATGAAGAAACAGCGGGCGCTCTTTGTCAAAGCCTTTACCGCTGTGGCCCAGTTCCCCAAGCCGCTGGTGGCAGTGGTAAACGGGTTCGCCCTGGGCGGCGGGTGTGAGTTCGCCCTCTGCTGTGATTTCATTATAACCTCGGAAAAAGCGGCCTTCGGCCTGCCGGAAGTGGGATTGGCCATCATTCCGGGAGGCGGGGGCACCCAGCTGCTGCCGCGGGTGATCGGCCGGGCCCGGGCCAAGGAACTTATTTTCACCGGCCGCCGCATTCCGGCCCAGGAAGCTTACCGGCTGGGCCTGGCCAACCACGTAGTGCCGCCGGAAAAATTGATGGAAAAGACAATGGAAATAATGCGCGAGATTACCAAGAACGGTCCCATTGCTCTGCAGCAGGCCAAGCGTTCTATCAACCTGGGAGTGGAACTGGAACTAAATACAGCCCTGGCCCTGGAAGCAGAGTGCTACAATGTTTGCCTGGCCACGGAGGACAGGGACGAGGGGCTGAGGGCGTTTAACGAGAAACGAAAGCCGGTTTACCGGGCCAGGTAA
- a CDS encoding pyruvate carboxyltransferase: MFSLNYPKKVVIGDITVRDGFQHEEKFIPTRAKLWCLEELILAGFKRIEVSNFGNPKGMPQFADANELFKAIHTSKRVKDKLDDVEMTAITIRERAVDRAIEAKKEGYGPNRILMMVSTSPSHMIKNSGLDHKEYWAESERCIKKAHDAGIKVCGTVSTIWGCPIEGPTELKKAVEFTKYYLDIGADDIEHADHDGSAPPDKVYEYFSMIMDALPTPELHVAHFHVTRGWGLANVLAALQAGITHFEGTMGGIGGQPTNFIGGCPVAGTGDYYYQDPNIVGLVSTEDMVVMMDEMGIDTGVDVNRVLEIGRTMEKIVGRRLRSECIKTGRIPKEPTGF, encoded by the coding sequence TTGTTTTCACTGAATTATCCAAAAAAAGTGGTTATTGGAGATATCACCGTGCGGGACGGCTTTCAGCATGAAGAAAAATTTATTCCCACCCGGGCTAAGCTCTGGTGCCTGGAAGAGCTGATCCTGGCAGGGTTCAAGCGCATCGAGGTTTCAAACTTTGGCAACCCCAAGGGGATGCCCCAGTTCGCCGATGCCAACGAACTCTTCAAAGCTATCCACACCAGCAAGCGGGTAAAGGATAAACTGGACGATGTGGAAATGACCGCCATCACCATCCGGGAAAGAGCGGTGGACCGGGCTATCGAGGCCAAAAAGGAGGGCTACGGACCTAATCGCATTTTAATGATGGTATCCACATCGCCCTCTCACATGATCAAAAACTCCGGCCTGGATCATAAGGAATACTGGGCCGAAAGCGAACGCTGCATTAAAAAGGCCCATGATGCCGGAATAAAGGTCTGCGGCACGGTGAGCACTATCTGGGGCTGCCCCATCGAGGGTCCCACCGAACTGAAAAAGGCGGTGGAATTTACAAAGTATTACTTGGATATTGGCGCCGACGACATTGAGCACGCGGATCACGACGGCTCGGCGCCCCCTGACAAGGTTTATGAATACTTTTCCATGATTATGGATGCTCTCCCCACCCCCGAACTGCACGTGGCCCATTTCCACGTTACCCGGGGCTGGGGCCTGGCCAACGTCCTGGCGGCTCTGCAGGCCGGTATAACCCACTTTGAGGGCACTATGGGCGGAATAGGCGGCCAGCCCACCAACTTCATCGGCGGCTGCCCCGTGGCCGGTACGGGCGACTATTACTACCAGGATCCCAACATCGTCGGCCTGGTATCCACTGAGGACATGGTGGTAATGATGGACGAGATGGGCATCGACACCGGGGTAGACGTAAACCGGGTGCTGGAAATAGGCCGCACCATGGAAAAGATTGTGGGGCGCCGGCTGCGGAGCGAATGCATCAAGACCGGGCGTATTCCCAAGGAGCCCACCGGGTTTTAG